CTATGCCATCCCGGTGCAGCTTCTGGCCTATCATGTCGCCGTCATCAAGGGCACTGACGTCGATCAGCCACGCAACCTCGCCAAGTCGGTGACGGTGGAGTAACGGGGTAGCGGCGTTCCGTCGCCTCGCCATCCCCCCTTCCATCTGACAGGATGACCTCCAGCAACAACATGTTCCGGGGGGAATGAGGTGAGCTGGGTTCGGGCTGTTTCCCTTCTTCTGCTGCTGGCCGGCGGGGGCGCTGCCTACTGGTACGCCACGCGCCCGGCAGCCGTTACGGTTGTCGCGCCGATCCGCGGCGATGCGGCGGAAATCGTCTATGCCTACGGCGTCATCGAGCCGCGCAGCTGGGCGAAGGTGACCTCGCTGGTGCGCGAGCGCATCGTCACGGTCTGCAATTGCGAGGGCGAAACCGTCACCCAGGGAACAGAGCTGGCGCGGCTGGACGATACCGAGGCGCGGGCCACCCTGGCCGAGCTGCGCGCCCGGCTGCGCCTGGCAAAATCCGACTACGAACGCATCTCCACCCTTGTCACGCGCAACATCGTCAGCCGCAGCGAACTGGACCGCGCCACCAGCCAGGTCAGCCAGATCGAGGCGCTGATCTCCGGCCAGGAAGCGCGGCTGGGTTCCTACATTCTGCGCGCGCCCGGCGATGGCATGGTGCTGCGCCAGGATGGCGAGGTGGGGGAGATCGCCGAGCCTGGAGACGTGCTGTTCTGGGTCGGGCGGCCAACGCCCTTGCTGGTGGTGGCCG
This is a stretch of genomic DNA from Oceanibaculum indicum P24. It encodes these proteins:
- a CDS encoding efflux RND transporter periplasmic adaptor subunit — encoded protein: MSWVRAVSLLLLLAGGGAAYWYATRPAAVTVVAPIRGDAAEIVYAYGVIEPRSWAKVTSLVRERIVTVCNCEGETVTQGTELARLDDTEARATLAELRARLRLAKSDYERISTLVTRNIVSRSELDRATSQVSQIEALISGQEARLGSYILRAPGDGMVLRQDGEVGEIAEPGDVLFWVGRPTPLLVVAEVNEEDIPRVVTGQRALLRSDAFPDRMLDATVDSITPKGDPVAKTYRVRLALPPDTP